A window of Amaranthus tricolor cultivar Red isolate AtriRed21 chromosome 8, ASM2621246v1, whole genome shotgun sequence genomic DNA:
atttgggtttaattttctAGTATCAAAGTATGTAATAtggattctgaaatttcagaTCGAAAAGGGATCCTACTGTTTTGCGATTTTCTGTATTGTTATGTTCGTTTTTAGCTTTTGGTGTCtgcatgagatttgtagagctttgagtcgcggtcgtgtgggcacttgaatcgccccgagATGAattcgtatgaggaagttatgtccaaaaaactagtagactgtcataaaaatcgacaatgaggttccgttttattctgtccgaatttgtgttactgtttttgaagtagttagagtCATTTTGGGattttggtgtcttcatgagatttgtagagcttcgagtcgcgatcacgtagacacttgaatcaccccaagatgagttcgtatgagagagttatgttcaagaCAGTGACATACCAGCAAGCTGTCATGAAATCAAtgagaaccttctgttttggttattttgggataattttgattgtttttgggttctggtgtcttcatgatatttgtagagcttcgagtcgcgatcacgtaggcacttgaatcgccccaaaatgaaTTCGTACGAGAGAGTTATGACCAAATTACTAACAAGTGTCTTGTtatggtactaaaatggaatttattatgtgggattaggaagtataaaataaattggaggtttaaggttatttattgagtaattgagattaacttaggtttattgttttccctttatggattggtattgttgggttatggatcttaattgaataatatgagtgtttggttcaagtataaatttgggaacatatgaattgattggtattttaattagtgattgttattcatggtgTAGGAAGGTAATCCACAAGCAAACTACtatcctatcttttaaatttaattcaagtatttcaaagttcaagttatggtttataaggtgtggtatttctactattgatatttgagcaaaatcgtaTAATTTTTGGTGTTCGAAACTTTGGACTTTAACTTCGTTTTGACCTTACTTCTAGTTCTTGGTCAAgattatgttttgtatgttcacaACCTTATAAATGtgagcttttaaatatattgtactatgaaaatgagttatggttattgatttctaaagaaaatcaagtgatttattgattcgttttatattgaaatgttcgacattgaaaaatgtccgtttttgggaattggcaacggatatttatatccggattattgtgaaatcctatagcttgataataggtaatggttattcggatcggtctcgagcccccgatcccgttttgttcttgcaagaaccgtattttcggtgatgaagATCACCcttgttctcaggatttagatcaagcctacttcctgacggtgcatatattcccacgttttaagtgctgttaaattaattatttaatatgagttttgaataattacgtttggtacataaagttttgtttgttttgcaagtgatatcatatttgtcatttgccgtattgtttcgctattgacttgtaaagtaatagccgcattttgatttacgctattaacttgtaaagttatagccgtgtttgattcgttatgaactagaggttcatagccgtatttatgtccACATCAAACAGTCTTTTGAAAGAGTTTTTggtttggataaaataatgtttataaatgattaccaagtgaacaaggaatttgatttgGAGATGTTTGTGAATGACTTGTATACAAATGTAGTAGTTTGTTGGagattactcaacaatgcaattgttgaccgttttttttatagggtctatctcttacagggggtagatccactttcaggttgccatctTTAGTGCAGATGAatgtgctgctcatttatgtgtcatgtgttgcgatagcgaggacatcgttttcggaaggttaacttataatgacattttgacaaatcatgtcttattaaataaaaaaatagatgttttataatgtattaatttagtttataactgggttgtaagtaattgtattacagttttgtaaagtttttaaatactctgatattggttgctgtggctatcgagccacaggtcggattcagcccagacttctataagtcttccgctgtgctttgtagacaatattattattatattgtttacgctggtttgggctgtttcagctatctttcgattttgtagctttggttatcttttgtaaaccttggttgtgtatgtttgttatgaggccttgtgtcttccctcgtatatttaaatttccgctgcgtagtttataactctgtatggttttaaggagttacgTCTTTCTAAAActcaaacgtcgacactggaaccacgatccatgcttggcatgttgatttgagaagccggcgacgaatcattccgccgtggttTGAGATTTtaaaaggcaatgatgccttagattaggttaatgttttattgtgctaattgccctaccacatgttcgatttttagaagagatgctgccgaaatttccactcacctttttaaaagttaatatttaacgtttaccTAGAttctctttccttttcttttatgtaacacccgaatttcctcccgtccttttaCGGTTTttgtttcgttaaggggtcggaaaatctggggtgttacataaaGACCCAAAAACCCGTAAATGAGTATATGTAGGAGATTTATGATATAGAACATGAGTGGGAGTGAGATTACCAAGAAGTTTAGACGGAAGGATATTGAGGAGATAAGTGGCGGTGTTTAAGGCATGAGGCCAAAAAGACGGAGGAAGGGAAGCATGACACAAAAGAGTGCGAATGATGTTATTGATGGAACGAATTTTGCGTTCGGATATGCCATTCTGTGAAGATGTGTaaggacaagaaaaacgaagtgAAATGCCCCGACTAGTACAAAATTGACGaaacatattattgtcaaattcacccccGTTGTCGCATTGGAAAGATTTGATATTAAGCTCAAATTGGGTGTTAACAAAAACATTGAAATTCACAAATacatcataaacttgagatttgcgaaataaaagaaaagtccACAAAATATTAGTATAATGATCAAGAACAAGAACATAGTATTTATAACCCGATGGACTAGAAATAGGAGATGTCCACAAATCACTATGCATAATATCAAATGGTTTAGTACTCATACACATAGAATTAATAAAAGGTAATTGAATGTGTTTCActaaaggacaagaatgacaaacaaaatgagAGTTTTTATTACATGGAATTAAACGAGAAAAATACAAGGAATTTAAAATCGCATTGCCCAGATGTCCTAAACgggaatgccaaatactagaaGAAATAGTGGAAAAGGCCGATGATGTGGAAGACGAAGGAGAAGCTCCATGAGTAGAAGgaaaaggataaagatcacccgTGTTATTAGATCTCAGAACGATGCTCCCTGTGGCCAAATCCTTCACAGAGAAGCCAAAATGATCAAAATCAACAGAAACCATATTATCATGAGTGAATTTACGAACAGAAATAaggtttttaataagtttaggtgCATGTAAAAAATTTTTAAGAGTAAGGGATTTATGGgaggaaggaaaagaaatatgCCCGTGACCATGAACTGGAattaaatttccattaccaacAATAATAGCATTTGaattgatgctttaaaggaaaataaggaagtaaagtaccttgagagcgagtcatgtggaatgtagCACCGGTATCCATATAATATTGCTCATCCGGAGTAGACAAAGAGAGAGTATTCATAGCTTGATCGATGTCCGTAGGAATATAGTTCATAGAAGCATTAGTCCCGGTGTGATAATTTTGTGCCGGTCGTGGACCAAGAAGACCATCAGAATACCCATTATTTGAAGAAAAAGGAGGAGCCCAAGAGGTAGTAGGAAAGGGGGCAGCAGGCTGGGCCCAATTGTGGCCGGCCTAATTATTCCAATtaggagaaggagaagagggAAATAAGGGTGGGCCTGAGTAGATCTGTTGGGCTGAAAGGAATTAAAGGAGTTGTGCCTGTGTTGTGGCTGCTGCCAGGGGCCAGAAATATTGATGGTGCCATGGTGGCTGCCACGGTGGGTCCGGCCACCACGACAACAGCGGCGGTGGCCACCACGGTGGTGGGAAGGGCCACGGTTGTTAAACGGAGCGGGATTTTCAGAAAAAATACCTTTGTTTGAAGTAATAAGAGCCGAATCTTGAGCGGGAGAAGTATGCTTATGATTAGAGCGTTCTTCCAATTCCAACATAGAACGAAGAGTATCAAAAGAGGGAAGAGGATTCATATATTGAACCAAAGACCGAAAAGTTTTGTACTCCGAAGTCAAcccatgaagaacttgaagagctaATCGATTGTCGGTGATGGAAGTGCCAAGATTATTAAGAGAAGTGGCATCACTTTCAAGTTCATTGCAATAAGACTTTACATTGGAAAAAATGGATAgagaaatgtcattaaattgagATTCAACATGAAGGATTCGAGATGTcttattattttggaaattgcTCTCAAGACGAGTCCAAGCATCAAAAGCACAATCATCGAGACAAACTATAGATTGAAGGAGAGAGGGACTAATGGAGCCATAAATCCATGTGCGAACAATGTCATCAAGACGTTGTCAATCGGAATCTTTAGGAACTAAAGCTTTAGAGGAGTCATCGGGAAGAATATGAGAATCCACAAGGTGAGCACGGCAATGGAGCTTGAATAAAGTGACCCAAGTATGGAAATTGGAACCATCTTCATTAAGTTGAATGGGAATACTTGTTTTaatgttagtaatcaaagtagcAGGATGAATTTTTGTGGGAGAGGCCATGGAGAAGAGAGAGtaagaaatgaagaaaaaaaagaaagaaaatggcGGCAGCTTTTGGGTAGAAGGCTTGCCGAATGCAAGGAGAGGGAAAAAGAGAGTCGGGATAAAAAACCGAAgcatctgataccatgtaagaatGACTCGGGTTGCATTTCTCATTAAGATTAAtgttaatatatacaagattaccactatactttaggaaactaaatattttcctaatattctacataatcacaaagattatacaaaaatatgcaataaatcaaagagatattattctaagatattctaatattctaataattCCCACATCCCTATTATTAATGCATGTTCATTAGACATGGCTACTTTTGACCTAACTCTAAAACATAAACAATTCAAGACAACCAAAATCCAACCGACCCAACTAgttaaatttgattaatttttgagttttattgtaatattttcaaattaatattgTTTACTTATCAACTTTCATTAtttaaatcaatatttcacaattaaaagttataactctttttgacctaacaagaaaaaataatgcttaaattgtaaagaaaaaatacaaagcttaaattgtaaagaaaaaataCAAAGTATTTCATACTCTTTTTAGagtaataaaaatagaataataaatttttaacccATTGGTTCGCACGAGACTAACTTGAGACTGACTTGAAATCAACCTGACTACTGTATTTAAATTAGAACTAAAATGTATAAATGGATATAAAAAAGTGATAGAAACTTTAGAAAATTTGTCGTAGCAaagaaacaaactaaaaaaatatggCAAAATATCTTGGAAATGGAAATAAGGATATTTGACACAAAGATACAAGAAGAGTAAGATTATTCATGAATAACGTTAATGGCGCATTTGGTAggtagtaataaacggtggtaatggaaatgaaaaactagtgtgattttagttgaaaaatatcttggctaccttgatggtcattgttagaatatatgaatatatattctGTTTTGATTGTGTATATCCATATATACTGTTATTGACTTTGTATATTACTAATTTTGGTAAGTGTATATTTCCTAGCCTTGTTTATAACCTAATTAGTAGCTAATTAATAGGCATAATTATCTCTTGTAATTGGTATAATACCCAAAGTTAATCAATGGAAAGCAACAATCATATTACTTTCATGGTATCAGTTTAGGGTTCAATCCTAGCCCTTCTTCTTCCCTCTATCTCACGGCCCATCCCTTTCTTCTCCATCAACATCTTTCTTTCTTCCGCTGCAACATTCCATGGCAGAAACTCCAAAATACCACCCTGCTTTTTCAATCACCAATGTGAAATCCCTTATTCCAATCACCTTGGAGGCTGCTGGAATGTATCATTCTTCAGCCGCACTCTTCAAGGTGCTTTGTAGAGTTCACGACCTTACAAATCACATCATTCCTCCTACGGAGGCGACAGAACTCGCTGCGTATGAGAAATTGAAGATGTCCGACTTGGCCTACTGGAAACACCTTGATGCCGCGGTCCTTAATTGGATTTATGGCTCCATTTTTCACGACCTTCTCACGGTTAttcctaggttgcactaaaacggacacggacatggatacgacacgggtacgggaaaacgccaacttaaaaatggcggacacggggacacgaaaatggtaatattataaatatatcaaattaaagataatcttacaatctttcatttgatatatttaaataaacactttaaaaacataaaactcacaatttttcaacttttcaaaattcaaattacaaacactaagattgagaatttaagattaacaaataacacattaacaatttaacattaacaaataacaattaacaaatattcaaagaggatatagAAAAAAATGGGAATGGAGGTGGGGCAACACCatgtagaaataaaaaataatatttatttatttttctgaaaacgtgtccttgactccttgccgtgtcccttgtCGTGTCTgcgtgtccggaaaaatattaaaatattggacacttcatttggcgtgtcggacacgaaTTTTcacgtgtccgtcgcgtgtccgtgttCGACACACGACACGCAGGTTTAGTGGCGTGTCCGTGTATTCCAGGGCTATTCTTCTCAAGGATGACACCGCTCATGATGCCTGGGCTCGTCTCGAATCAATTTTCCAAGACAACAAAGCAGCCCGAGCCTCTCATCTCGAACAAGAACTTCTTGACCTTGATTTCGAGAATTTTACCTCCATTGACGACTGTTGCAATCACATGAAATCACTTGCCGATCATCTTGCGGATGTTGATGCTCCGATTCCCAATACTCGTCTATTTCTAAAGATGACAGCCGGCCTTCCCGAAGCCTATGCCGGAACGGTTGATTTCATTCAAAATCAAGAACCTCTCCCTACCTTTGAGAGTTGTTAATCCCGTCTTAAGCTAGCCGAGCGCACCATCAAGAACCGCCTCGCCAAGGAGGGGGCCACCACCCACCGCCAGCAGACCGCCCTTGTTTCCTCCAGCGGCAGTCCACATTAGTTAGACTTCCATGGAAACTCAACTCGGGCATAAAAAAAACACAGCAAGCAAAAGAAGTCTAATAACAAGAATTCCACTAAGGGCCGCTCATCTAATTCAGCTCCACAACAATCAGGCCCATATAATGGGCAGCCCTAGCAGCTTCAACAAGGCCCCTATTCATAGCCTCCTTGGCTGGGTCAATGGCACAGTCCACCATGTCCGTACCCAGCCCAGTCATGGGCTCCACGGGCTGCTTCCTATTCTACCGGGCCAAGGCCGAATGGGCCAGGAATTTTGGGTTCAGCACCTCAAGCATATAATACTCAAGCAATGGGTCCGAATCATACTCCTACTCACATTGAAGTTGCTTTACAAATGCTTGCCAATCCCAACCGTCCggataataaattattatatggaCACTGGCGCCACATCCCACATGACGACCGATCAAGGTATTCTCTCTTCTTATGTCAATTCGAGCATTAAAAATCATAACATTGTTGTTGGTAGTGGTGATTTAATTCCGGTTCAAGGTCATGGTAGTACTATTTTACCCTACCTTTACCCTTAACCATGTTTTGCATGCTCCCAAATTAATAAAGAACTTGATATCCGTCCAAAAATTCACAACGGACAATATGGTATCTATTTCCTTTGATCCGTATAGATTTTCTGTGAATGATTTACAGACGGGGGCCAAACTAATGAGATGTGACAGTTCCGGTGACCTTTATCCACTCTTTCCAACCAGTCAAGCCAATCTTTCCGGCACACATTCAAATTTTAGTGCTCTTTCTACTGATCTATGGCATAATCGATTAGGACACCCCGGTGATGTTGTTCTTAGATCTTTGAGAAATCAGAAATTTATTGAATGTAATAATAAGGCTTGtaattctttttgttcttcatgCCCTTTAGGCAAACACATGAAACTTCCTTTTTATGGTTCCATGTCGCATACAGTTTTtccttttaatattattcatagtgatcTATGGACTTCATCTATTCTTAGTTCTTCTAGACATGGTTATTATCTATTGTTTCTTGATGACTACAGTAAATTTTTGTGGACTTATCCTATTGCAAAGAAATCTCAAGTAAAAca
This region includes:
- the LOC130821508 gene encoding uncharacterized protein LOC130821508, with protein sequence MAETPKYHPAFSITNVKSLIPITLEAAGMYHSSAALFKVLCRVHDLTNHIIPPTEATELAAYEKLKMSDLAYWKHLDAAVLNWIYGSIFHDLLTVIPRAILLKDDTAHDAWARLESIFQDNKAARASHLEQELLDLDFENFTSIDDCCNHMKSLADHLADVDAPIPNTRLFLKMTAGLPEAYAGTVDFIQNQEPLPTFESC